From the Pseudodesulfovibrio indicus genome, the window TCTTCCTGCATCTGCTCCGGGTCATGTACGGCTACTACGGCGAGCACACCCTGTTCCTGCGGTCTGTGGTCAAGGAGGCGCTTTTCGCCACGGGCGAATGGCGGGCCCGGTTCGATTGCCAGCTCGTCGAGGTGGTCGGCCAGGTGGCGGAGCTGATCGAGGCGCGCAAGGCGACCGGAGAGGTCCGGCGCGGGGCGTCCGGCGCGGATGTGGCCATGGTCTGCTGGGCGCTGTACGCCAACGGCCTGATCGACGGGCTCAACCGTGAAACCTTTGACGCAGAGGCGCAGGTGGCCCGGGTGGCCCCGCTCCTCGACGTGGTTCTGGTCGGGGTGCTGGCCGAACCGTCCCAAGGAGGCGAACATGGATAGACGGGATGTTGAACGGCTGCCGGGCATGGCGGGGCTGACCCAGGGCGCGGACCACGTGGACGTGCACACCATGGAGGGGACCGGCTCGGTCGCGGACGTGGCGGCCGCCCTGCTCTCCCACCGGCCCGGGTGGATGGTCTTTTTGTGGAAGGTGCGCACGGTCCTGCTCCGGCTGCTCGGCCAGGGCGGCCGCATCGTGCCCGAACCGGCCCGCCTGACCGGCGCGACCCTCCCCAAGTCGGTGGGAGACAAGGCGAGCTTCCTGACCGTGATCCGGTCCGACGGCGAGAGCCACTGGGTGGCCGGGGCGGGGGAGAGCCACCTGGACGCCGAGGTCGGGGTGGTCGCCGAGCCGCTGGCGGGCGGACGCAGCCGGTTCCATGTGGTCACCGTGGTCCGCTACCGCAATCCGGCCGGGCGCATCTATTTCAACGTCATCCGGCCGTTCCATCATCTGGTGGTCGACTCCGCCTTGCGCGCAGCCCTGCGCCGGGGTCGGAACGGTGACCAATGAAACGATCCTGTGAACACTGTTTACAAAGTGAACGGAGTTTGCTAGCCGAGGGCCATGACAATCAGGAACCGTCGTGAACGGGACAAGGACAGGATGCGCCGCCGCATTCTGGACGCGGCCAAGCAGCTCTTCGTGCGCGAGGGGTACGACAACGTGTCCATGCGGCGCATCGCCACCAAGATCGAGTACAGCCCCGCCGCCCTGTACCGCTATTTCCGCAACAAGCGCGAGATATTGTCGGTGCTGCGCGAGGAGGCGTTCGCGCGCTTCGTGGAGCGCCAGGAAAAGGGGCGCGAACAGTATCCGGACCCCATGGAACGGTTGCGGGCCGGGTCAAGGGAATACATCCGGTTCGCCCTGAGCGAGCCGGACCACTACCACCTCATGTTCGGGGCCTCCTGCGACGAAGTGGACCTGGACGGTGAATGGGCCGAGAGCGCCATGCGCTCCTTCGAAATCCACCGCGCCAACGTGG encodes:
- a CDS encoding TetR/AcrR family transcriptional regulator, with product MTIRNRRERDKDRMRRRILDAAKQLFVREGYDNVSMRRIATKIEYSPAALYRYFRNKREILSVLREEAFARFVERQEKGREQYPDPMERLRAGSREYIRFALSEPDHYHLMFGASCDEVDLDGEWAESAMRSFEIHRANVVECVATGWFGEVDSDVLVFALWSQLHGLVNLIATGQVSVLSREADLDTLLDNIIGFWLRPGAGTPIKE
- a CDS encoding DUF2867 domain-containing protein, whose amino-acid sequence is MDRRDVERLPGMAGLTQGADHVDVHTMEGTGSVADVAAALLSHRPGWMVFLWKVRTVLLRLLGQGGRIVPEPARLTGATLPKSVGDKASFLTVIRSDGESHWVAGAGESHLDAEVGVVAEPLAGGRSRFHVVTVVRYRNPAGRIYFNVIRPFHHLVVDSALRAALRRGRNGDQ
- a CDS encoding TetR/AcrR family transcriptional regulator — its product is MSEETTLRERRKRETRDRIQAAARKLITERGFEGTTMRGLAREAGVGVGTIALHFSDKTSLLFSTFFDEIGAVSQRAVSTAPRDGSLRAIFLHLLRVMYGYYGEHTLFLRSVVKEALFATGEWRARFDCQLVEVVGQVAELIEARKATGEVRRGASGADVAMVCWALYANGLIDGLNRETFDAEAQVARVAPLLDVVLVGVLAEPSQGGEHG